A window from Suncus etruscus isolate mSunEtr1 chromosome 18, mSunEtr1.pri.cur, whole genome shotgun sequence encodes these proteins:
- the ADGRF4 gene encoding adhesion G protein-coupled receptor F4: MNPRAVIIWLLMLFLVTESSHYKSKIHIHNEDKLYHPGGKPKTEKMQEKCHGPCIISSNCSQPCTQQFHGEIRFSCNHHKWEKLTETCTSLSMETLFKDTIAPSSLSVAGPSMPRILDLKAPETAKTAKDVVEGLQKYCPLDYNCITNDVKSSEATSGNIAFIVELLKNISTSLSNNVTREKMKSYSKVANHILNPVALSNWSFIPDKNASSDLLNSVNSFAKHLRIQNESENIVDERFIQTKGFHIHHNASEKRLHFSMHVNNTSKAISGMIEIPTHELQKLPSNASQVITIAFPTLGTVLKEAQPPNETLSKAINGLILSVIVPERLKQVLLTFEKINTSRNVKAQCVGWHASKRKWEENECETMLENTNQVKCLCNHTYTLMSFSILMSPKSIEDKVLAYITCIGLGISILSLMLCLIIEAVVWSRVVATEISYIRHVCIVNIAVSLLTANVCFIVASSLNKEAEVSNWCVVMTFFSHFFYLSLFFWMLFKALLIIYGILVVFRRMMISHMMTIGFTIGYGCPLVIAVITVAVTMPGKGYMRSDVCWLNWDNTKALLAFAIPALVIVAVNLFVVLVVAVTTQRPSIGSSKSQDMTIIMRISKNVVILTPLLGLTWGVGIATLMEGTSLTFHIIFALLNAFQGFFILLFGTIMDHKIRDALKMRMSSLKGKSRVAENASLSPTNVSKLMNR; the protein is encoded by the exons ATGAATCCCCGGGctgtcattatttggcttttAATGTTATTTCTGGTCACAGAATCTTCTCACTATAAATCCAAGATCCACATCCAT aaTGAAGATAAACTTTACCATCCTGGAGGGAAACCCAAGACTGAAAAGATGCAAG AGAAATGCCATGGACCTTGTATCATCTCTTCTAACTGTAGTCAGCCCTGCACTCAGCAGTTTCATGGTGAAATAAGATTTTCATGTAATCATCACAAGTGGGAAAAATTAACTGAAACGTGTACAAGCCTTTCTATGGAAACACTCTTTAAG GATACAATTGCTCCATCAAGCCTTTCTGTAGCAGGACCATCGATGCCTCGGATTCTTGACCTTAAAGCTCCAGAAACTGCCAAAACTGCCAAAGATGTAGTTGAAGGACTCCAAAAGTATTGCCCACTTGATTATAACTGTATAACTAATGATGTGAAATCATCAGAAGCCACATCTGGAAATATTGCATTTATAGTGGagctattaaaaaatatttctacaagTTTATCTAATAATGTTACCAGAGAAAAAATGAAg agCTATAGCAAAGTCGCCAATCACATCCTCAACCCAGTAGCTCTTTCAAATTGGTCTTTCATTCCTGACAAAAATGCCAGCTCGGATCTGTTGAACTCAGTGAATTCTTTTGCAAAGCACCTTCGCATCCAAAATGAATCTGAGAATATCGTGGATGAACGCTTCATTCAGACAAAAGGATTTCACATCCACCATAATGCTTCAGAGAAACGTTTGCATTTCTCCATGCATGTGAATAATACCTCAAAGGCCATCTCAGGAATGATAGAAATTCCCACGCACGAGCTACAGAAACTGCCATCCAATGCATCCCAAGTCATCACCATAGCGTTTCCCACCTTGGGGACTGTTTTGAAAGAAGCTCAACCACCAAATGAGACTCTTTCCAAGGCGATTAATGGCCTGATCCTTTCAGTGATTGTGCCAGAAAGATTGAAGCAAGTCTTACTCACCTTTGAGAAGATTAATACATCCAGGAATGTTAAGGCTCAGTGTGTGGGCTGGCACGCAAGTAAAAGGAAGTGGGAGGAGAATGAATGTGAAACAATGTTGGAGAACACAAACCAAGTAAAATGCCTGTGCAACCATACCTACACGTTGATGTCATTTTCTATTCTCATGTCTCCCAAATCTATAGAAGACAAAGTCCTGGCCTATATTACCTGCATCGGACTTGGCATCTCCATCCTTAGCTTGATGCTGTGCCTGATCATTGAAGCCGTGGTGTGGTCTCGGGTGGTGGCGACAGAGATATCATACATTCGTCATGTGTGCATCGTGAACATAGCTGTATCTCTCCTAACCGCCAATGTGTGCTTCATTGTCGCATCTAGTTTAAACAAAGAGGCCGAGGTCTCCAACTGGTGTGTGGTGATGACATTTTTCAGCCACTTTTTCTatctgtctctgtttttctggATGTTATTCAAAGCCCTGCTCATTATCTATGGAATATTGGTTGTTTTCCGTAGAATGATGATATCCCACATGATGACCATTGGCTTTACCATAGGGTATGGGTGTCCGCTAGTTATTGCTGTCATCACAGTTGCTGTCACAATGCCAGGAAAAGGCTACATGAGATCTGATGTTTGTTGGCTTAACTGGGACAATACCAAAGCCCTTTTAGCATTTGCCATTCCAGCCTTGGTCATTGTGGCTGTGAATCTCTTTGTGGTTTTGGTGGTTGCTGTCACCACTCAGAGACCTTCGATTGGCAGTTCAAAGTCTCAGGACATGACCATAATTATGAGGATCAGCAAAAATGTTGTCATCCTTACTCCATTATTAGGATTGACCTGGGGTGTTGGAATAGCCACTCTGATGGAAGGTACATCATTGACTTTTCATATAATCTTTGCCCTGCTCAATGCCTTTCAG GGATTCTTTATTCTACTTTTTGGAACCATCATGGACCACAAG ataaGAGATGCTTTGAAGATGCGGATGTCTTCACTGAAGGGGAAGTCAAGGGTTGCAGAG AATGCATCGTTAAGCCCAACAAATGTCTCCAAATTAATGAATCGCTGA